A single Xenopus laevis strain J_2021 chromosome 3S, Xenopus_laevis_v10.1, whole genome shotgun sequence DNA region contains:
- the h4c4.L gene encoding H4 clustered histone 4 L homeolog (The RefSeq protein has 1 substitution compared to this genomic sequence): MSGRDKGGKGLGNRGAKRHRKVLRDNIQGITKPALRRLARRGGVKRISGLIYEETRGVLKVFLENVIRDAVTYTEHAKRKTVTAMDVVYVLKRQGRTLYGFGG; this comes from the coding sequence ATGTCTGGAAGAGACAAGGGCGGAAAGGGTCTGGGCAATGGAGGCGCTAAGCGCCACAGGAAGGTGCTGCGGGATAACATCCAGGGCATCACCAAGCCCGCCCTCCGCCGCCTGGCACGCAGAGGGGGAGTCAAGCGCATCTCCGGCCTCATCTACGAGGAGACTCGCGGCGTGTTGAAGGTGTTCCTGGAGAACGTTATCCGGGACGCGGTCACCTACACCGAGCACGCCAAGAGGAAGACCGTCACCGCTATGGATGTGGTGTATGTTCTGAAGCGCCAGGGACGCACTCTGTACGGATTCGGGGGTTAA
- the LOC121402046 gene encoding histone H1A-like — translation MAEAAESAPAPPPAEPAGQEKKQQPKKAAGLPQGPPRRPSSAQLCPSRSSQPCPLPRQRSGVSGSAQEGLWLREGGRGLRCDKNNSRLKLALRLWSRRRPSLQVKGSEPRFFKLNKKQLQSKDKPPPRRRPPLAAPKPRNPATAAKKGAKVSEKAQESLPAAAKARKSSKKPRKGGAAARAPPKKTKLQAQEGHQEPRKKDRRQGPKLCCQKPTKAKAAKAKWSKTKESRPQEERASERANHCPIQNQRLF, via the coding sequence ATGGCTGAAGCCGCCGAATCCGCGCCCGCTCCTCCCCCGGCTGAGCCCGCCGGCCAAGAAAAAAAGCAGCAGCCCAAGAAAGCAGCGGGGTTGCCGCAAGGTCCGCCAAGAAGACCGTCGTCTGCCCAGTTGTGTCCGAGCAGATCGTCACAGCCGTGTCCGCTTCCAAGGCAGCGCAGCGGTGTCTCTGGCAGCGCTCAAGAAGGACTCTGGCtgcgggagggggggaggggactACGATGTGACAAGAACAACAGCCGCCTCAAGCTGGCTCTCAGGCTCTGGTCACGAAGGAGACCCTCGCTCCAAGTCAAAGGCAGTGAGCCTCGGTTCTTCAAGCTCAACAAGAAGCAGCTGCAGAGCAAGGACAAGCCGCCGCCAAGAAGAAGGCCGCCGCTAGCAGCGCCAAAGCCAAGAAACCCAGCGACAGCAGCCAAGAAGGGCGCCAAAGTCTCCGAAAAAGCCCAAGAAAGTCTCCCGGCAGCCGCCAAAGCCCGAAAAAGCTCAAAGAAACCCCGCAAAGGCGGCGCAGCAGCAAGAGCCCCCccgaaaaaaacaaagctgcaagCCCAAGAAGGCCACCAAGAGCCCCGCAAAAAAGACCGCCGTCAAGGCCCAAAGCTCTGCTGCCAAAAGCCCACAAAGGCCAAAGCGGCCAAAGCAAAGTGGTCCAAAACCAAAGAAAGCCGCCCCCAAGAAGAAAGAGCGAGCGAGCGAGCGAACCACTGCCCAATTCAAAACCAAAGGCTCTTTTAA